A portion of the Lolium rigidum isolate FL_2022 chromosome 1, APGP_CSIRO_Lrig_0.1, whole genome shotgun sequence genome contains these proteins:
- the LOC124657936 gene encoding RING-H2 finger protein ATL39-like, translated as MSSAEDYPTHPWQARGGGALFAGQGTALVFASYPVLLLLVLLSAFFKHVWIALVLYCSAMLALACGGRVFAGPVVVAHAETAVDRGGLSLAALAAIPAFVYGAFGAGSGRVGDGEAECAVCIETLRGGETARRLPVCAHTFHVGCIDMWLDSHATCPVCRCHIEPHKGGKMAPLLPEPPLPPV; from the coding sequence ATGTCGTCGGCAGAGGACTACCCGACGCACCCGTggcaggcgcgcggcggcggcgccctgtTCGCCGGGCAGGGCACCGCGCTGGTCTTTGCGTCCTACCCGGTGCTCCTGCTGCTCGTCCTGCTCTCAGCGTTCTTCAAGCATGTCTGGATTGCCCTCGTGCTCTACTGCTCGGCCATgttggcgctcgcctgcggcggcCGCGTCTTTGCTGGGCCGGTGGTGGTCGCGCACGCCGAGACGGCCGTCGACCGGGGCGGCCTGTCGCTGGCTGCCCTAGCGGCAATCCCTGCGTTCGTTTACGGCGCCTTTGGGGCAGGCAGTGGTCGTGTCGGCGATGGCGAGGCCGAGTGTGCAGTGTGCATAGAGACCCTGCGAGGCGGCGAGACGGCGCGGCGGCTGCCGGTGTGCGCGCACACGTTCCACGTGGGGTGCATCGACATGTGGCTTGACTCGCACGCGACCTGCCCCGTCTGCCGGTGCCACATAGAGCCGCACAAGGGCGGCAAGATGGCGCCGTTGCTGCCAgagccgccgttgccgccggtgTAG